The DNA region ATGACCGCCAAGACGCACTTATATAGCAACCTACCCTACACCTCACGATCATCAGTCCGcactcggccatggccgcctggGTGCATCTCCAGACTCGCATGCGACAGCACTTTACTTGCCAAGGGGTTCGGTCATCAGGCTCGTTTGGCTCCCTCCAAGCACTGGTCAGGGTGGATGGTGGAAGCTGGTCAGCTGCCCTCTGGTCCAGTCCTCCGCTTGCATGCAcccaggtcggcgacgggggcaCATCCGTCAGTATAACGCCTATTCATAGGGATCGAGTCATTTGTTTCCGGATCGTCCAAGGACAGGGCCGCTACAGGAAAACGGAGcggctcctcgacgacaggCAGTCGAGACGGTGGCCAGTCCGATACCAGACGGCAGACGAGTGTCGGCGGTAGGGCTGTCGCACAAGGAGGCACCGAATCAAGCAGGCAACCGTTTTCGGCGCCCAACTTTCGCGAGGAGCCCTTTTGTTCAAACGCGGCCCATTCCCTCCTTTGTAAACGGATCCGTGGGCCAGTGAGTGTTCCAACTCATGAGCTGACCGGGCGCTGGCCCGTGCTGGACGCCAAACGCACCCAACGTCGCGCCACCACGCATTACATTTGAAGCgaaccaaccaaccaacagGTGCTTGCCATTCCCGTTGCTCAGAGAAATTTCCAACGTGCGGGAGGCGGGAAAATCCGCAGGGGGCGGCGAAAAGGGAAGGGAGCTGGCGGAGAGCCCGTCATGATGTGTGATGGTGGTTCAAACTGCCACCCATCCTCTAACTAACCACTCCGCCCAGTTGACCGACCACTCCgcgatgatgccggcgtTCGCCCTCGGCAGGCGCATACAGCGCCTGTATCTCGTTtccgtggccgccgtcttcatcatTGGCCTCATATCCCTCGCGCAGTACTCGCCCGACGCGGTGCGCCCGTCGGGATGGATCCGCAAGCGCCCCAACCCGCGGccccagggcgacgacgaccatcCCATCGACCGTCTGATGCGCGAACACAAGGCCCGCTTCCGGGACGTCCTGGTGAGGAGGTCCAACACGATTGAGGAAGCCGCGGCCCGGTATCGtgagcggcgcgggcgtcacccgccgcccggatTCGACGTGTGGTTCGCGCAGGCCCAGGcggacggcgccatcatcgtggAAGAGTTTTTCGACCGCATCCACCACGACCTCAACCCCTTCTGGGCCTTTGagcccaagaagctgcgGGCCATGACGAGCAAGCAGCCGCAGGTGATTCGCGTCCGTGGCGGCAACGTCAGCTTCGAGACGGACAACCCGAACCGTCCGCAGTACATCCAGCTGTGgacggagctgctcaaggagaCGGAGCCGCACCTGCCCGACCTGGACATGGTGGTTAACGTCCTGGACGAGAGCCGCATCCTGGTGCCGTGGGAAAAGGTGAACGAGTACGTGGCTGAGGAACAGCGCAAGCGGAGGCTCGTGGACcccaaggaggccaagacgcAGTACagcgggctcgacggcgacggcgagcacgacgtGTACGACCCGGGCTGGGtgaccgacgacgccaaccgGTACTGGAACTACCTGCGGGCGACGTGCCCGCCCgacagcgcggcgcgccggttCGACAGCCTGGCGTCGTTTGACGTGCCCGTCGAGTACCCGGACGAGACGATGCCGTACGCGCCCGAGGGCTTCGTGGCCAACGCGACCGAGGCGCGGGACCCGTGCCTGCAGCCGCACCTACGCGGGATGCACGGGACGTTCATCGAGAGCGTcagcatgtcgacgacgcgggagctgctgcccaTGTTTGCGGGCTGCAAGCTGCCGCAAAACAACGAGATCCTGGTTCCGGGTGCCATGTACCtgtcgggcggcgacttctactcgggcggcgacgatcaCGGGCCCGAGTGGGGCCGCAAGAAGGCGGGCCTGATATGGCGCGGGACGGCCTCGGGCGGGCGGAACAAGGCGGACAACTGGTGGCATTTCCACCGGCACCGGTTCGTGCAGATGCTCAACGCCAGCAcggtggaggcggtggagCGCGGGGAGGGGACTCGGGGCCCGACGTTTGGGCtgtggaagggggggaggatggTGCCGGCGCACCTCCAGGGCGGCAGGCTGGGCCGGTGGCTGCGGTCGTTTGCCGACGTGGCCTTTGTGCACCTCGAGTGCTTCCCCAGCGTCCAGGAGGAGGTGGGCTCGGGCAAGGAGCGGCACCTGGAGACGAGCCGGCGGTGCGCCTACACGTCGCCGTACATGGCCATCCGGGAGAGCATGCCCATGCGGCAGCAGTACGAGCACAAGTTCCTGCCCGACGTGGACGGCAACTCGTTtagcgggcggtggcgggcctTTTTGCTGTCGACGAGCCTGCCGCTCAAGGCCAC from Purpureocillium takamizusanense chromosome 3, complete sequence includes:
- a CDS encoding uncharacterized protein (TransMembrane:1 (i36-55o)~COG:I~EggNog:ENOG503PCPK) yields the protein MVVQTATHPLTNHSAQLTDHSAMMPAFALGRRIQRLYLVSVAAVFIIGLISLAQYSPDAVRPSGWIRKRPNPRPQGDDDHPIDRLMREHKARFRDVLVRRSNTIEEAAARYRERRGRHPPPGFDVWFAQAQADGAIIVEEFFDRIHHDLNPFWAFEPKKLRAMTSKQPQVIRVRGGNVSFETDNPNRPQYIQLWTELLKETEPHLPDLDMVVNVLDESRILVPWEKVNEYVAEEQRKRRLVDPKEAKTQYSGLDGDGEHDVYDPGWVTDDANRYWNYLRATCPPDSAARRFDSLASFDVPVEYPDETMPYAPEGFVANATEARDPCLQPHLRGMHGTFIESVSMSTTRELLPMFAGCKLPQNNEILVPGAMYLSGGDFYSGGDDHGPEWGRKKAGLIWRGTASGGRNKADNWWHFHRHRFVQMLNASTVEAVERGEGTRGPTFGLWKGGRMVPAHLQGGRLGRWLRSFADVAFVHLECFPSVQEEVGSGKERHLETSRRCAYTSPYMAIRESMPMRQQYEHKFLPDVDGNSFSGRWRAFLLSTSLPLKATIYAEWHDERFAPWVHYVPFDNSYADVYAVMDYFLSHDDAAAAIAAEGKSWAERVYRRADMKLYMWRLLLEYARVVDDKRDVLAYV